The Nitrospiria bacterium sequence AGGGGTGGCGCCGCAGCGGAAAAGAAACCCGTCGCGTCGCCACCACGGGCGGTCCGGACCACCCTGCGGCCAGAACGGCCAGGGTGTGAGCCAGCGGCTTGTGCGTGTTGATGATATCGATCCCCCGTTCCTTGATCCATCGCCTCAAGCGCCAGACGGCTCCGAGGTCCCACTGACCCCGCATCCGGAGCGGGACCACGTTCAGGCCGGCGGCCCGCGCCTTTTCCATCAGATGGCTCCCGGGCTCGCATACGACGGTGACCGCATGGCCCCGGTCGGCCAGTCCGCGGCTCAGCAGGTAAACCTGATGATGGCTTCCGCTCCAGCCGACGCCGGAATTGATCTGTAGGATTCGAAGCGTTTTCATCATGGATCGGATGCGATCAAGAACATCTCCGCGGGAAATATCGTCCCCGAACAGGTCGCGTCCGGATTTTTAAATCTCGGAACGGTCCGCCGACACGGACCACAGCGATCTTCGGCCCTCGCCGGGCAAGCGGAAGATATAATAGTCCCGCAAGCGAACGATATGGAAGGGGTCGTCGCCGGGGCGATTGACGGGGCGCCGGATCAACCTTCCCCAGAAATTGGCCTCGTATCCGGCCTCTTTCGAAAGTTGAACGGCGCGTTCGCAGCCGTTCCACCAAGGATAACAAAAATGCCGGACCCGATGACCGGGCAGCTTCTCTTCGATCCGTCGCTTTGAACCGTCGAGCTCCTCGATCATGGCCCGATCCGTCTCGGCCGAAGTGGCGTAGCGCCCCCCATCCCCGTGGGTGCTCCGGTAGTTTCGTACGATTTTAAAGAGCGTTCGGACGGAGCCCTTTTGCGAAAAAAAATCCTCTCCGTTTTGTTCCGCGACATACTGAACGCAAATTTCCCGGAGTTTTTCATCGTCAAAGTAGCGGGGCCGCCCGGAAAAAACCGATTGACTTTCGTAAAGCGGCATGCCGAAGCGTCCCCGGCGATCCCGGCGATCCCGACCCGCTTCCCGATAAACCGGAAAACTCAGCTTCGGAAGGGGCCCGTTTCGTTTCGGGCTATAAAAGTCGACGACCTTGGGCGAGATAAACACGCGCGCGTGGTTCAAACTGTGCGATTGGATATCGACCACCCCGTTTTGAAGCATCTCTTTCAGTTCCGACCAGGTGCAAAACCGGCGGGGACCGGTTACCCGATGCTTCCCCCCGGGTGGGAGCGCGTCGGATGCAGCCGGCGGGCGACTTTCTCCCTCAAGCGGTTCTTCCCCGATCAGCGCCGGGGCGAT is a genomic window containing:
- a CDS encoding polysaccharide deacetylase family protein, which produces MDGATPKAYLQKVWEAWKIQIPALTAAFHWGYPRFVYDGRLRTLEGQVPVFTFHSVEPEPFESRLKYLHQNGYRTLTADELLAVLKREIPVPDRAVLLSFDDGWSTLWTVAYPLLKRYGYKAVAFIAPALIGEEPLEGESRPPAASDALPPGGKHRVTGPRRFCTWSELKEMLQNGVVDIQSHSLNHARVFISPKVVDFYSPKRNGPLPKLSFPVYREAGRDRRDRRGRFGMPLYESQSVFSGRPRYFDDEKLREICVQYVAEQNGEDFFSQKGSVRTLFKIVRNYRSTHGDGGRYATSAETDRAMIEELDGSKRRIEEKLPGHRVRHFCYPWWNGCERAVQLSKEAGYEANFWGRLIRRPVNRPGDDPFHIVRLRDYYIFRLPGEGRRSLWSVSADRSEI